One genomic region from Stackebrandtia nassauensis DSM 44728 encodes:
- a CDS encoding peptidoglycan-binding domain-containing protein has product MRNRKWKIAAGIGAAALIVGGVAGVAGLANADPTAKSTTFVDGFGNINDDWSDNHREAGVLCDGCDNSQGTDLVHLWQAILAADGYLTDEQIDGYFGPATAKATKQWKADRGLTANGRVGNGSWTLADDYLEPDPELGDEYPIYNGETDGNVQFGRATDATGAYRMNVVVTSEGYEMFNSSYEQGVQLFEETVTWTTE; this is encoded by the coding sequence ATGCGCAATCGCAAGTGGAAGATCGCGGCCGGGATCGGTGCCGCCGCACTGATCGTCGGCGGAGTCGCGGGCGTGGCCGGATTGGCCAACGCCGACCCGACGGCGAAGTCCACGACCTTCGTGGACGGCTTCGGGAACATCAACGACGACTGGAGCGACAACCACCGCGAGGCCGGAGTCCTGTGCGACGGCTGCGACAACTCGCAGGGCACCGACCTCGTCCACCTGTGGCAGGCGATTCTGGCCGCCGACGGCTACCTCACCGACGAGCAGATCGACGGCTACTTCGGTCCCGCGACCGCCAAGGCCACCAAGCAGTGGAAGGCCGATCGCGGCCTGACCGCCAACGGCCGGGTCGGCAACGGTTCCTGGACCCTGGCCGACGACTACCTCGAGCCGGATCCCGAACTCGGCGATGAGTACCCGATCTACAACGGCGAGACCGACGGCAATGTCCAGTTCGGTCGCGCCACCGACGCCACCGGGGCGTACCGGATGAACGTCGTGGTCACCTCCGAGGGCTACGAGATGTTCAACAGTTCCTACGAACAGGGCGTCCAGCTGTTCGAGGAAACCGTCACCTGGACCACCGAATAA
- a CDS encoding MFS transporter, with translation MTAPPRSPSLFRDRHFRFVFAADSVSKLGVQVSYLVLPVLALTTLDASAAEVGVLGALGPAAFLLIGLPAGAWLDRIRRRRVMIAADVVRAVLFASIPLAWAADALTLAQLYLVALATGIATVFFDIAAMSYLPHLVGRDRLLAANSTLHSVNAVAEISGRGLGGLLLQLATAPLAIAVNSLTLLWSAVFIGLIRRPEPRPEPVRRRHLGREMREGLSHVFGHGHLRVIAIESAWANVCLRVIVTMIPILFIVELGLPEAWLGGFLAVGGIGVFAGSLAARGLGARLGHGRALWIVGATCTPFVLLVPFIDRGAMLWLGLGGWLVATFKVGVDGVLKTSIRQRTTPDRLQGRMNGTFRTLITGALAVGSLAAGLLAEASTVRAALWVGSAGLALGWLLLFASPLRTMRELPTLVKAA, from the coding sequence ATGACCGCACCCCCACGCTCCCCGTCGCTGTTCCGCGACCGCCACTTCCGATTCGTCTTCGCCGCCGACAGCGTCAGCAAACTCGGCGTCCAGGTCAGCTACCTCGTCCTGCCCGTCCTCGCGCTGACCACCCTGGACGCCAGCGCCGCCGAGGTCGGCGTGCTCGGCGCGCTGGGACCGGCGGCCTTCCTCCTGATCGGACTGCCCGCCGGAGCCTGGCTGGACCGGATCCGGCGCCGCCGGGTCATGATCGCCGCCGACGTCGTGCGCGCCGTCCTGTTCGCCTCGATCCCGCTGGCCTGGGCCGCCGACGCCCTCACTCTCGCGCAGCTGTACCTGGTGGCGCTGGCGACCGGCATCGCCACCGTCTTCTTCGACATCGCCGCGATGAGCTACCTGCCACACCTGGTCGGCCGGGACCGGCTGCTGGCCGCCAACTCCACCCTCCACAGTGTCAACGCGGTCGCCGAGATCTCCGGCCGCGGCCTGGGTGGCCTGCTGCTGCAACTGGCCACCGCCCCGTTGGCCATCGCGGTCAACTCGCTGACGCTGCTGTGGTCGGCGGTGTTCATCGGCCTGATCCGGCGCCCCGAACCCCGCCCCGAACCGGTACGGCGACGCCACCTCGGCCGCGAGATGCGCGAGGGCCTGTCCCACGTGTTCGGCCACGGCCACCTGCGGGTCATCGCGATCGAGTCCGCGTGGGCGAACGTGTGCCTGCGCGTCATCGTCACGATGATCCCGATCCTGTTCATCGTCGAGCTGGGGCTGCCGGAAGCCTGGCTCGGCGGGTTCCTGGCGGTGGGCGGCATCGGCGTCTTCGCCGGTTCACTGGCGGCCCGGGGCCTGGGCGCCCGACTCGGCCACGGCCGGGCGCTGTGGATCGTCGGCGCCACCTGCACGCCCTTCGTGCTGCTGGTGCCGTTCATCGACCGGGGCGCGATGCTGTGGCTCGGCCTGGGCGGCTGGCTGGTGGCGACGTTCAAGGTCGGCGTCGACGGCGTCCTCAAGACCAGCATCCGGCAGCGCACCACCCCCGATCGCTTGCAGGGCCGCATGAACGGCACCTTCCGGACCCTCATCACCGGGGCGCTGGCCGTCGGGTCACTCGCGGCGGGGCTGCTGGCCGAGGCCAGCACCGTGCGGGCGGCGCTGTGGGTCGGCTCGGCCGGGCTGGCGCTGGGCTGGCTGCTGCTGTTCGCCTCACCGCTGCGGACGATGCGGGAACTGCCCACACTGGTCAAAGCCGCGTGA
- a CDS encoding peptidoglycan-binding domain-containing protein, with amino-acid sequence MRNRKRKIAMGVGAAALVVGGVAGVAGIASADPGTKAVEYVDGFGNVNDDFNDHQREAGVLCDGCENSSDTDLVTLWQSILASDGYLGLDEIDGDFGAATADATAAWQGDNELDPTGEVDQATWATADDYLELGDNGYDVFYPGDEQGGVNLERDPDDGTYDLLDVTDPAGATYANASGEGYIWIFEESIKLTAAE; translated from the coding sequence ATGCGCAACCGCAAACGCAAGATCGCCATGGGCGTCGGCGCCGCCGCGCTGGTCGTCGGTGGTGTCGCGGGCGTGGCCGGAATCGCCTCGGCCGACCCCGGCACCAAGGCCGTCGAGTACGTGGACGGCTTCGGCAACGTGAACGACGACTTCAACGACCACCAGCGCGAAGCGGGCGTCCTTTGTGACGGCTGCGAGAACTCCAGCGACACCGACCTGGTGACGCTGTGGCAGTCGATCCTGGCCTCCGACGGCTACCTCGGTCTCGACGAGATCGACGGCGACTTCGGCGCCGCCACCGCCGACGCCACCGCCGCCTGGCAGGGCGACAACGAGCTCGACCCGACCGGTGAGGTCGACCAGGCCACCTGGGCCACCGCCGACGACTACCTGGAACTGGGCGACAACGGCTACGACGTCTTCTACCCCGGTGACGAGCAGGGCGGCGTCAACCTGGAACGCGACCCCGACGACGGCACCTACGACCTGCTCGACGTGACCGACCCCGCGGGCGCCACCTACGCCAACGCGAGCGGCGAAGGCTACATCTGGATCTTCGAAGAGAGCATCAAGCTCACCGCCGCCGAATAG
- a CDS encoding peptidoglycan-binding domain-containing protein, producing MRNRKLKVAVGVGAVALIAGGVAGIAGIAGADPTNKSVEFVDGFGNINDDWNDHEREADVLCEDCDNSSGTDLVVLWQSVLVADGYLASVADIDGEFGADTAEATAEWQGDNELDPTGEVDQATWATADDFLEPGDDGATVSYVGTDEGSVLFTRTDDLDGAYALQSVTNGDGEEVQPESQDDRIWLFDSTISFE from the coding sequence ATGCGCAATCGCAAACTGAAGGTCGCCGTGGGAGTCGGTGCTGTGGCACTGATCGCCGGAGGTGTCGCGGGAATCGCCGGTATCGCCGGTGCCGACCCGACCAACAAGTCGGTCGAGTTCGTCGACGGTTTCGGGAACATCAACGACGACTGGAATGACCACGAGCGCGAGGCCGACGTCCTTTGTGAGGACTGCGACAACTCCTCTGGGACCGACCTGGTGGTGCTGTGGCAGTCGGTGCTGGTCGCCGACGGTTACCTGGCATCCGTCGCCGACATCGACGGCGAGTTCGGGGCTGACACCGCCGAGGCCACCGCCGAGTGGCAGGGCGACAACGAGCTCGACCCGACCGGTGAGGTCGACCAGGCCACCTGGGCCACCGCCGACGACTTCCTGGAGCCGGGCGACGACGGCGCGACCGTCTCCTACGTCGGCACCGACGAGGGTTCGGTCCTGTTCACCCGCACCGACGACCTGGACGGCGCCTACGCCCTTCAGTCGGTGACCAACGGCGACGGCGAAGAGGTCCAGCCCGAGAGCCAGGACGACCGCATCTGGTTGTTCGACAGCACCATCAGCTTCGAGTAG
- the arsM gene encoding arsenite methyltransferase, which produces MTTIDNTSCCGPTAIPEPTDPVALRERVRESYAAAARKVNEGGGGCCGPATTDDLDFFGPEAYAAADRDSLPDAAVAASLGCGNPVAVADLAEGETVLDLGSGGGIDVLLSAKRVGPTGRAYGLDMTDDMLELARANASKAGATNVEFLRGEIEEVPLPDASVDVIISNCVINLSTDKPAVFAEMTRVLRPGGRIGLSDVVAADTLSPSDRAARGGHVGCIAGALSFEEYREQLAAAGFGQISITPTHEVTDGMHSAIVRAHKPS; this is translated from the coding sequence ATGACGACCATCGACAACACCAGCTGCTGTGGCCCGACCGCCATCCCCGAGCCCACCGATCCCGTCGCGCTGCGGGAGCGGGTGCGGGAAAGCTACGCCGCCGCGGCCCGCAAGGTCAACGAGGGCGGCGGAGGCTGCTGTGGCCCCGCCACCACCGACGACCTCGACTTCTTCGGCCCCGAGGCCTACGCCGCCGCCGACCGGGACTCACTGCCCGACGCGGCGGTGGCCGCCAGCCTCGGCTGCGGCAACCCGGTCGCGGTCGCCGACCTGGCCGAGGGCGAGACCGTGCTGGACCTGGGTTCCGGCGGCGGGATCGACGTACTGCTGTCGGCCAAACGCGTCGGCCCGACGGGCCGGGCCTACGGGCTCGACATGACCGACGACATGCTGGAGTTGGCCCGCGCCAACGCCAGCAAGGCGGGGGCGACCAACGTGGAGTTCCTCAGGGGCGAGATCGAGGAGGTTCCGCTGCCGGACGCCAGCGTCGACGTCATCATCTCCAACTGCGTCATCAACCTGTCGACCGACAAACCCGCGGTGTTCGCCGAGATGACGCGGGTGCTGCGTCCGGGCGGTCGCATCGGCCTCAGCGACGTCGTCGCCGCCGACACCCTGTCGCCGTCCGACCGTGCCGCGCGCGGCGGGCACGTCGGCTGCATCGCCGGGGCACTGTCCTTCGAGGAGTACCGGGAACAGTTGGCGGCGGCCGGTTTCGGCCAGATCAGCATCACGCCCACCCACGAGGTCACCGACGGCATGCACTCGGCGATTGTGCGAGCTCACAAACCGTCCTGA
- a CDS encoding cytochrome P450, with amino-acid sequence MPPSLPEVSALAVARSETTPFDPSEELARLHREQPVTRVVYPDGHVGWLVTGRAAARAVLADPRFSSHIEVMHLPVDMGEVPEEYVSADGTLAPPKAPGEFTNIDGPEHARYRGLLTGKFTVRRMRQLSDRVEQFTEDCLDAMEFKGSPADLVEAFARPIPAMVICDLLGVPYESREQFERKAEIVVGNEGSPQEVYEAFGELQRYLSGLVRQKRIEATDDLLSDLTTTDLTDEELTNIGVVLLGAGLDTTANMLALGTFALLREPEQLEAWRSEPELTDSAVEELLRYLSVIPYTVRTATTDVAVAGQLIKAGESVTLSIQAVNRDPEHFPEPDRLDLRRSARGHLTFAHGIHQCLGQQLARVELRVAFPALLRRFPDLRLAVPPGDVPLRAGGSIYGLRRLPVTW; translated from the coding sequence ATGCCTCCATCCCTTCCCGAGGTCTCCGCCCTGGCCGTGGCCCGTTCCGAAACGACGCCGTTCGATCCCTCCGAGGAGCTGGCCCGGCTGCATCGAGAACAACCCGTGACCCGGGTGGTCTATCCCGACGGCCACGTCGGCTGGCTGGTGACCGGACGCGCGGCGGCGCGGGCGGTGCTGGCCGACCCCCGGTTCTCCTCCCATATCGAGGTCATGCACCTGCCGGTCGACATGGGTGAGGTGCCGGAGGAGTACGTCTCCGCCGACGGCACCCTGGCGCCGCCGAAGGCGCCCGGCGAGTTCACCAACATCGACGGGCCCGAGCACGCCCGCTACCGGGGCCTTTTGACCGGCAAGTTCACCGTCCGCCGGATGCGGCAGCTGAGCGACCGCGTCGAGCAGTTCACTGAGGATTGTCTGGACGCCATGGAGTTCAAGGGATCCCCGGCCGACCTCGTGGAGGCGTTCGCCCGGCCGATCCCGGCGATGGTGATCTGCGACCTGCTCGGCGTCCCCTACGAGTCGCGGGAACAGTTCGAGCGCAAGGCCGAGATCGTCGTCGGCAACGAGGGCAGCCCGCAGGAGGTGTACGAGGCCTTCGGCGAACTACAGCGGTACCTGTCGGGACTGGTGCGGCAGAAGCGGATCGAGGCGACCGACGACCTGCTCAGCGATCTGACCACGACCGACCTCACCGACGAGGAGCTGACCAACATCGGCGTGGTGCTGTTGGGCGCGGGGCTCGACACCACCGCGAACATGCTGGCGCTGGGCACGTTCGCGCTGCTGCGCGAACCCGAACAGCTGGAGGCCTGGCGCTCGGAACCGGAGCTGACCGACTCGGCCGTGGAGGAACTGCTGCGGTACCTGAGCGTCATCCCGTACACCGTCCGCACCGCCACGACCGACGTCGCGGTGGCGGGGCAGCTGATCAAGGCTGGGGAGTCGGTGACACTGTCCATTCAGGCCGTCAACCGCGACCCGGAGCACTTTCCCGAACCCGACCGGCTCGACCTGCGCCGTTCGGCGCGCGGGCACCTGACCTTCGCGCACGGCATCCACCAGTGCCTCGGCCAGCAACTGGCCCGGGTGGAGCTGCGGGTGGCCTTCCCGGCGCTGCTGCGGCGGTTCCCCGACCTGCGGCTGGCGGTGCCGCCCGGCGACGTGCCACTGCGCGCCGGTGGCTCGATCTACGGTCTGCGACGGTTGCCGGTCACCTGGTGA
- a CDS encoding cation diffusion facilitator family transporter encodes MTALAPLTPSRRERLNRRSLRLAYATVGYNVAEGVVAIIAGAVASSTALIGFGIDSGIEVSSATVVIWQFRSTLPEARERLALKLIAVSFFALAAWVGFDSVRSLLVGEAAQPSGVGIGLAAVSVVVMPLLVWAKRRTGRELGSASVEADSTQTLLCTYLSAVLLIGLTLNAVLGWSWADPAAALVIAAVAVREGVQAWRGEACDDCAAPGAEQACQDGCC; translated from the coding sequence GTGACGGCCCTCGCGCCGCTGACCCCGTCGCGACGCGAGCGGCTGAACCGGCGCAGTCTGCGGCTGGCCTATGCCACGGTCGGCTACAACGTCGCCGAGGGCGTCGTGGCCATCATCGCCGGCGCCGTCGCGTCCTCCACGGCCCTGATCGGTTTCGGCATCGACTCCGGCATCGAGGTCTCCTCGGCGACCGTGGTGATCTGGCAGTTCCGCTCCACACTGCCCGAGGCCCGGGAACGCTTGGCGCTCAAGCTGATCGCGGTGTCGTTCTTCGCGCTGGCGGCCTGGGTCGGCTTCGACTCGGTCCGCTCGCTGCTGGTGGGCGAGGCCGCCCAGCCCTCGGGGGTGGGCATCGGGTTGGCGGCGGTCTCGGTGGTGGTGATGCCGCTGTTGGTGTGGGCCAAGCGCCGCACCGGCCGCGAGCTGGGGTCGGCCAGTGTGGAGGCCGACTCGACCCAGACGCTGTTGTGCACGTACCTGTCCGCGGTGCTCCTCATCGGACTGACGCTCAACGCGGTGCTCGGCTGGTCCTGGGCGGATCCCGCCGCGGCCCTGGTGATCGCCGCCGTCGCCGTCCGCGAGGGCGTGCAGGCGTGGCGGGGCGAGGCTTGCGACGACTGCGCCGCCCCCGGCGCGGAGCAGGCCTGCCAGGACGGCTGCTGCTGA
- a CDS encoding peptidoglycan-binding domain-containing protein — MRNRKWKVAVGIGAAALIAGGVVGVAGFANAENPARAAKFVDGFGKVTDDFSDHAKEVGALCDGCGNSRGTDLVLLWQSILAADGYLPGSEIDGYFGDRTAEATKEWQSDHDLDSDGRVGSKTWAAADDNMNVDSDGSVYYFGGDEELGGFLTFARDEDKGNYDLIRVGVYDDASWDDTSGSKYLYMSKASNTLVEED, encoded by the coding sequence GTGCGCAATCGCAAGTGGAAAGTCGCCGTCGGCATCGGTGCCGCGGCGTTGATCGCCGGTGGTGTCGTGGGCGTGGCGGGTTTCGCCAACGCCGAGAACCCGGCGCGGGCGGCCAAGTTCGTCGACGGTTTCGGCAAGGTCACCGACGACTTCAGTGACCACGCCAAGGAGGTCGGCGCCCTGTGCGACGGCTGCGGCAACTCGCGCGGCACCGACCTGGTGCTGCTGTGGCAGTCGATCCTGGCCGCCGACGGCTACCTGCCCGGCTCCGAGATCGACGGCTACTTCGGTGACAGGACCGCCGAGGCCACCAAGGAGTGGCAGTCCGACCACGACCTCGACTCCGACGGTCGGGTCGGCAGCAAGACCTGGGCGGCCGCCGACGACAACATGAATGTGGACAGTGACGGTTCCGTCTACTACTTCGGTGGTGACGAGGAACTGGGCGGCTTCCTCACCTTCGCGCGTGACGAGGACAAGGGCAACTACGACCTCATCAGGGTGGGCGTGTACGACGACGCCTCCTGGGACGACACGAGCGGAAGCAAGTACCTCTACATGTCCAAGGCCAGCAACACTCTGGTCGAAGAGGACTGA
- a CDS encoding ArsR/SmtB family transcription factor: MAIDSVPCMSAEIEAGVPPAAALFHSLSDETRLRIVQYLATGEARVVDLTERLGLAQSTVSKHLACLRDCGLVNSRAEGRQSFYSLTRPELMDLLIAAEGVLTATGHAVAVCPTDATVETP; this comes from the coding sequence ATGGCGATTGATTCTGTCCCCTGCATGAGCGCCGAGATCGAGGCCGGGGTGCCTCCGGCGGCGGCCCTGTTCCACTCGCTGTCCGACGAGACCCGGCTGCGGATCGTGCAGTACCTCGCCACCGGCGAGGCCCGCGTGGTCGACCTGACCGAGCGACTGGGACTGGCGCAGTCCACGGTGTCCAAACACCTGGCCTGCCTGCGGGACTGCGGACTGGTGAACTCCCGCGCCGAAGGACGGCAGTCGTTCTACTCGCTGACCCGCCCGGAACTGATGGACCTCCTGATCGCCGCCGAGGGCGTGCTGACCGCGACCGGTCACGCCGTGGCGGTGTGCCCCACGGACGCCACTGTGGAGACGCCGTGA